In the genome of Misgurnus anguillicaudatus chromosome 11, ASM2758022v2, whole genome shotgun sequence, one region contains:
- the c11h10orf53 gene encoding UPF0728 protein C10orf53 homolog, whose protein sequence is MPQNSLVKIQYGPYESCGIVEHRTFRLDGLQATLKADGHQCVLEKTDDWNTVMLIVNGECVYVCNITDLEFGGDGRLDPMCQQAIDAVRNAY, encoded by the exons ATGCCTCAGAATTCATTGGTAAAAATACAATATGGTCCATACGAGTCATGTGGTATCGTCGAGCACAGGACATTTCGCCTGGACGGTTtacaag CGACTCTAAAAGCAGACGGTCACCAGTGTGTCCTCGAGAAAACCGATGACTGGAATACAGTAATGCTTATTGTCAATGGAGAGTGCGTCTACGTGTGCAACATTACTGACCTTGAGTTTG GAGGTGATGGAAGACTTGATCCGATGTGCCAGCAGGCCATTGACGCAGTGAGAAACGCATACTGA